One window of Aspergillus oryzae RIB40 DNA, chromosome 3 genomic DNA carries:
- a CDS encoding phenylalanine--tRNA ligase (Phenylalanyl-tRNA synthetase) — protein sequence MRLLATGRALRATSSRWAIGRNVRIPFTHVSHISDPLRRTWSSTTALRTQESTNSDQTPDPRISIKKPSLTIEDKSYPTDQWTNTPDTILSHVGRRLYLDENHPLAITRKLIESQFPGPVYGNYHEKSPVVTTAQNFDVLGFPLDHPGRSRTDTYYVNEKTVLRTHTSAHQQAYFQQINRNEKSRPEEVGYTVVADVYRRDAIDRSHYPVFHQMEGAMLWKRPDIEPLKAAKETAAGITDDLNRIPTHDVAVEDPNPTIHAERNPLQAEHHSAEEVEAIAAHLKRSLERMVIKIFTEASKAAAAANGNDSTEQEPLKVRWVEAYFPFTSPSWELEVFWQGDWLEILGCGVIKQELLINSDVPNRIGWAFGLGLERIAMLLFNIPDIRLFWSRDERFLSQFKAGHISRFEPFSKHPACYKDVAFWLPSAAASGGSAAGGAVPVHENDIMEIVRGVGGDLVEDVRLIDEFTHPKTGKKSMCYRINYRSLERTLTNEETNDLHNQVREKLVGLLGVQLR from the coding sequence ATGCGCCTCCTGGCCACAGGCAGGGCGCTGCGCGCCACCAGCAGCAGATGGGCAATTGGTAGGAACGTGCGCATTCCGTTCACGCATGTCTCGCACATCTCGGACCCTCTCCGCAGAACCTGGAGCTCAACAACAGCTCTCAGAACCCAAGAATCTACGAACTCGGATCAGACGCCGGATCCTCGGATCTCCATAAAGAAGCCATCTTTAACAATTGAAGATAAATCTTACCCCACAGACCAATGGACCAACACTCCCGATACCATCCTCTCCCACGTCGGAAGACGACTCTACCTCGACGAGAACCACCCTCTCGCTATCACCCGGAAGCTCATTGAAAGTCAGTTCCCGGGTCCCGTCTACGGAAACTACCACGAGAAGAGTCCCGTTGTTACGACTGCGCAGAACTTCGATGTCCTCGGTTTTCCGCTGGACCATCCTGGTCGTAGCCGCACGGATACCTACTATGTCAATGAGAAGACCGTGTTGAGAACACATACTAGCGCGCACCAGCAAGCATACTTTCAACAAATCAATCGGAACGAGAAATCGCGTCCCGAAGAGGTTGGATACACCGTTGTCGCGGACGTCTATCGCCGAGATGCTATCGACCGCAGCCACTACCCCGTTTTCCATCAAATGGAGGGCGCCATGTTGTGGAAGCGGCCCGACATTGAGCCATTAAAGGCTGCGAAGGAAACCGCCGCCGGGATCACGGACGATCTCAACCGCATCCCGACTCACGACGTCGCCGTCGAAGACCCCAACCCCACCATTCATGCAGAACGCAACCCACTCCAGGCAGAGCACCACAGCGCGGAGGAAGTCGAAGCCATCGCGGCGCACCTCAAACGCTCCCTCGAGCGAATGGTgatcaagatcttcaccgAAGCCAGCaaagccgccgccgccgccaacGGCAACGACTCTACCGAACAGGAACCGCTGAAGGTTCGCTGGGTAGAGGCCTACTTCCCCTTCACCAGTCCGTCCTGGGAACTCGAAGTCTTCTGGCAAGGCGACTGGCTCGAGATCCTAGGCTGCGGTGTCATCAAGCAAGAGCTGCTGATCAACTCCGACGTGCCCAATCGCATCGGATGGGCCTTCGGTCTCGGCCTCGAGCGCATCGCCATgctcctcttcaacatcccgGACATCCGACTCTTCTGGTCCCGCGATGAGCGCTTCCTCTCCCAGTTCAAGGCCGGCCATATCTCCCGCTTCGAGCCCTTCTCCAAACACCCCGCCTGCTACAAGGATGTCGCATTCTGGCTTCCTTCTGCGGCCGCTAGCGGCGGTAGCGCTGCCGGCGGCGCCGTGCCAGTCCATGAGAACGATATCATGGAGATCGTCCGCGGTGTCGGAGGCGATCTGGTCGAAGACGTCCGACTTATTGATGAATTCACGCACCCGAAGACAGGCAAAAAGAGCATGTGCTACCGGATCAATTACCGCAGTCTGGAGCGCACCTTGACGAACGAAGAGACTAATGATCTCCATAATCAGGTGAGGGAGAAGCTTGTTGGCTTGCTGGGCGTTCAATTGAGGTAA
- the grpE gene encoding mitochondrial nucleotide exchange factor MGE1 (molecular chaperone of the GrpE family): protein MFQRTILRQAQAARSLLSVRSTSSAPLALRRTSQFQPQSLRPLAPLPGLRNYSTENKAEEDKQEKNENAESESQNTEDAVRKELEKKEKEVVDLKDKYVRSVADFLNLQERTKRDMDNARNFAIQRFAVDLLESIDNFDRALLAVPEAKLNSNEPEHKDIRDLVSGLKMTQNVLMNALKKHGLERFDPSEPAEDGKTQKFDPNMHEATFMAKAEGKENGDIMYTQSKGFRLNGRVLRAAKVGVVKND from the exons ATGTTCCAACGCACCATCCTCAGACAGGCTCAAGCCGCCCGCTCTCTCCTCTCCGTCCGATCGACGTCTTCAGCACCATTGGCGCTCCGCCGCACGTCACAATTCCAGCCGCAATCCCTCCGTCCACTTGCTCCTTTGCCTGGCTTGCGCAACTACTCCACAGAGaacaaggccgaggaggacaagcaggagaagaacgAGAATGCTGAATCGGAGTCCCAGAACACCGAGGATGCCGTCCGCAAGGAGcttgaaaagaaggagaaggaggttgttgatttgaaG GACAAGTATGTCCGCTCCGTCGCAGATTTTCTCAACCTCCAGGAGCGCACCAAGCGTGATATGGACAACGCGCGCAACTTTGCTATCCAGCGTTTTgccgttgatcttcttgagaGCATTGACAACTTCGACCGTGCCCTTCTGGCTGTGCCCGAGGCCAAGCTCAACTCCAACGAGCCTGAACATAAGGACATTAGGGATCTCGTCTCCGGCCTGAAGATGACCCAGAACGTCTTGATGAACGCCCTCAAGAAACACGGTCTAGAGAGGTTCGATCCCAGCGAGCCTGCTGAAGACGGCAAGACCCAGAAGTTCGACCCCAATATGCACGAGGCTACCTTCATGGCCAAGGCTGAAGGCAAGGAGAACGGTGATATCATGTACACTCAGAGCAAGGGCTTCAGGCTGAACGGACGTGTCTTGAGA GCTGCCAAGGTCGGCGTTGTCAAGAACGACTAA
- a CDS encoding uncharacterized protein (predicted protein), which yields MKLAVDSTLPRSSPPAWTSSTPSLELDSRLSLQRSKRASLAFKRRSTAPLRISGPSEFRTVSSFATSPGGFHPDSFILLPPGQFRQFRPLELSFEASGNGLPDLPEFDTFQVEEECPVLTRPPRTLRTSADISRLSRAKSHRPSSSFQLVRKPVGSGSRRSSLATMEQLIDKKVTSSNPLVPHFSTRSPADNDLTASQHHSGYTRLDSANGCGLVVSKPEPPKEPQASRVTIPSRTPTNTSTNLQDRPLPPIPVEDSPSSGTTQRPPTTPTDTRPPTTPSENRNPNSATTTPTRSGRVTQWLFQSSNKTSPFSSSVSPWKSTFTDKNPFRIRSRTLSGSTITSSLTSLTGGFKTTPSLSSNTTAAAPAPPPHIDSRLEKELDVPMSFSRPYIPKHADEPDIYPTIFEGQQQHQHPQNGYDEFDHNYYTTYRRSAVGLAF from the coding sequence ATGAAGCTCGCCGTCGACAGTACTCTCCCCAGGTCAAGTCCGCCAGCCTGGACATCGTCTACTCCATCACTGGAGCTGGATAGTAGGCTGTCATTGCAAAGGTCCAAACGAGCGAGTCTTGCTTTTAAGAGAAGGTCAACTGCACCTTTACGAATCAGTGGGCCCTCGGAATTTAGGACAGTTTCCAGTTTCGCAACTTCTCCCGGGGGATTCCATCCTGATAGTTTtatcctccttcctcctggaCAATTTCGACAATTTCGACCCCTTGAGCTGAGCTTCGAGGCCTCCGGCAACGGACTGCCAGATCTTCCTGAGTTTGATACATTTcaagtagaagaagaatgcccaGTACTTACACGGCCTCCGCGCACTCTGAGAACATCTGCTGATATCTCCCGTTTATCCCGCGCCAAATCCCAcagaccttcttcttcctttcaaTTAGTGCGAAAGCCTGTCGGCTCTGGATCCCGGCGATCCTCTTTAGCTACTATGGAACAGCTCATAGATAAAAAGGTTACTTCCAGTAACCCCTTAGTCCCTCACTTCTCTACTCGTTCACCCGCAGATAATGATCTGACTGCAAGTCAACACCATTCTGGTTACACTAGGCTGGACTCAGCCAATGGTTGCGGACTGGTAGTGTCGAAGCCGGAGCCTCCCAAAGAACCACAAGCAAGCAGAGTCACTATACCCTCTAGGACTCCTAccaacaccagcaccaacCTGCAGGACAGGCCATTACCCCCTATCCCGGTGGAAGATTCTCCTTCATCAGGCACCACCCAACGACCTCCGACAACACCAACCGACACCCGACCACCCACCACTCCTTCCGAGAATCGTAACCCTAActcagcaacaacaacacccacCCGATCCGGCCGCGTCACCCAATGGCTCTTCCAGTCAAGCAACAAGacctcccccttctcttcatccgtaTCCCCTTGGAAGTCCACTTTCACCGACAAAAACCCCTTCCGCATCCGCTCCCGAACCCTCAGTGGATCTACTATCACCTCCAGTCTGACCAGCCTAACAGGCGGCTTCAAGACTACCCCATCTTTATCCAGCAACACTACAGCAGCCGccccagctcctccaccccACATTGATTCCCGTCTGGAAAAGGAGTTGGATGTGCCCATGTCCTTTTCTCGTCCCTATATACCTAAACACGCTGATGAGCCCGACATCTATCCAACTATCTTTGAAGGtcagcaacagcatcagCATCCGCAGAACGGATATGATGAATTCGATCACAATTACTACACGACGTATCGTCGATCCGCGGTCGGCTTGGCTTTCTAA
- a CDS encoding OSTA/TMEM184 family protein (predicted seven transmembrane receptor - rhodopsin family) gives MSSSGGTGSSLAKAVVIVSGVSSLVASLLSLLVPIYAAASWTSIVSLKASLWLDPIRDVYEAFTIYTFFQLLINFLGGERALIIMTHGRPPVQHAWPLNHFLPKLDISDPHTFLAVKRGILQYTWLKPILAIVSIIMKATDSYQEGYLGLTSGYLWTGIVYNVSVTISLYSLAMFWVCLHNDLAPFRPVPKFLCVKLIIFASYWQGFFLSILQWLGALSNGVAGYTPDNLAAAIQDTLICFEMPIFAITHWYAFSWHDYADPTISSARLPVIYALRDAFGIRDLIEDTKMTLRGDNYAYRLFDSGDHIMAHAESESRVRRMMHGMRYERGGKGKYWIPTPGEINSRTPLLGGVESSRRGSIVDRFRSPSEVEESTLDEGDEQLFTKARALEFGDWNYPVITANQAPQDQRLSSYQNPQQPNVVKKSRKHRKVRAPGSGETQPKSDSTPSKSRRQRTENRAPLQRGPSSSTSQNSHRSQLVDLVVEDREAEKKERAEHQRMTGSALLEPEHRYFQTPSGHPLSEQSQITPSEGPGSPSERVRQPTERDEGEGTDNDDPKTPGWSYEGLEENVWGQ, from the exons ATGTCATCCTCAGGAGGTACAGGCTCTAGCCTAGCGAAAGCTGTGGTGATCGTTTCTGGTGTCTCGTCCCTGGTGGCTTCACTTTTGTCGCTTCT GGTTCCAATATATGCGGCTGCTTCCTGGACAAGCATCGTATCGCTGAAGGCGTCTCTTTGGCTGGATCCTATTCGCGATGTTTATGAG GCCTTTACCATCTACACCTTCTTCCAGTTACTCATCAATTTTCTCGGAGGCGAGCGAGCCTTGATCATAATGACCCACGGTCGTCCTCCCGTACAACATGCCTGGCCGCTGAACCATTTCCTGCCCAAGCTCGATATATCCGACCCGCACACCTTCCTGGCCGTGAAGCGCGGTATTCTGCAGTATACATGGCTAAAGCCAATTTTAGCTATCGTATCTATCATTATGAAAGCCACAGATAGCTATCAAGAGGGCTACTTAGGGTTAACCTCTGGTTACCTCTGGACAGGGATTGTGTATAATGTTAGCGTCACGATAAGTTTGTACTCGCTGGCGATGTTTTGGGTTTGCCTTCACAACGACCTGGCGCCATTCCGTCCCGTGCCAAAGTTCCTTTGCGTCAAACTCATTATCTTCGCCTCCTACTGGCAgggtttcttcttgtccaTCTTGCAGTGGCTCGGAGCTTTATCCAACGGTGTCGCGGGGTACACTCCTGACAATCTCGCCGCTGCCATTCAGGACACCTTGATATGCTTCGAAATGCCTATCTTTGCGATTACTCATTGGTATGCATTCTCTTGGCATGACTATGCTGACCCAACCATCTCGTCCGCGCGGCTGCCAGTAATATATGCGCTGCGGGATGCCTTTGGCATCAGAGACCTAATCGAAGACACAAAGATGACGTTGCGAGGCGACAATTATGCGTACAGGTTATTCGACTCTGGAGACCACATTATGGCCCATGCTGAATCCGAGTCTCGGGTAAGACGGATGATGCACGGCATGCGATACGAGCGCGGAGGGAAGGGCAAGTACTGGATTCCTACGCCTGGCGAGATCAACAGTCGCACACCGTTACTCGGTGGCGTCGAATCCAGTAGGCGGGGCAGTATCGTGGACCGGTTCCGCTCGCCCAGTGAGGTTGAAGAGTCGACACTAGACGAGGGAGATGAGCAGCTGTTTACCAAGGCTCGAGCGCTCGAGTTTGGTGACTGGAAT TATCCGGTGATAACGGCAAATCAGGCGCCACAAGATCAGCGCTTATCCAGCTATCAAAATCCGCAACAACCAAATGTAGTGAAAAAGTCCCGCAAACACCGAAAAGTGCGTGCGCCCGGCAGCGGAGAAACGCAGCCAAAGAGTGACAGCACACCGAGCAAATCGCGCAGGCAGCGTACTGAAAACCGGGCTCCTCTTCAGCGAGGACCGAGCTCTTCTACTTCTCAAAACTCACACCGCAGCCAATTAGTTGACCTTGTAGTCGAAGATCGAGAagccgaaaagaaagaacgagCTGAGCACCAAAGAATGACTGGTTCCGCGCTGCTAGAGCCAGAACATCGATATTTCCA GACGCCATCCGGCCACCCCTTGAGCGAACAGTCTCAGATCACTCCTAGTGAGGGTCCTGGTTCCCCCAGTGAACGTGTAAGGCAACCGACCGAGAGAGATGAGGGCGAGGGCACGGACAACGATGACCCAAAGACGCCAGGATGGTCGTATGaagggttggaggagaaCGTTTGGGGTCAATGA